The proteins below are encoded in one region of Alistipes indistinctus YIT 12060:
- the sufC gene encoding Fe-S cluster assembly ATPase SufC produces MLEVKNLHASVDGKEILKGIDLSVKAGEVHAIMGPNGSGKSTLASVLAGNERFEVTGGEAWFEGENLFDKSIEERARMGLFLGFQYPVEIPGVSMANFLRYAVNEKRKYRGEEPLSAAEFLRMMREKSALVEIDSKLTGRAVNEGFSGGEKKKNEIFQMAMLEPKLAILDETDSGLDIDALRIVATGVTKLKRPDNATIVITHYQRLLDYIVPDVVHVLYNGRIIHSAGKELALKLEEQGYDWLINQYE; encoded by the coding sequence ATGTTAGAGGTTAAGAATTTACATGCCAGCGTAGACGGCAAAGAGATATTGAAAGGGATCGACCTGAGCGTCAAGGCCGGCGAGGTACATGCGATCATGGGGCCGAACGGTTCCGGCAAGAGTACGCTCGCGTCGGTGCTGGCGGGCAACGAGCGTTTCGAGGTGACCGGGGGCGAGGCGTGGTTCGAGGGTGAAAACCTTTTCGACAAAAGTATCGAAGAGCGTGCCCGCATGGGCCTTTTCCTCGGCTTCCAGTATCCTGTCGAAATTCCAGGCGTGAGCATGGCCAACTTCTTGCGCTATGCGGTGAACGAAAAACGCAAGTACCGCGGAGAGGAGCCCCTTTCGGCCGCTGAATTCCTGCGCATGATGCGTGAAAAGAGCGCGTTGGTCGAAATCGACAGCAAGCTCACGGGACGGGCCGTCAACGAGGGGTTCTCGGGCGGCGAGAAGAAGAAGAACGAAATCTTCCAGATGGCGATGCTTGAGCCGAAGCTGGCGATTCTCGACGAGACGGACAGCGGACTGGACATCGATGCGCTCAGGATCGTCGCCACCGGCGTGACGAAACTCAAGCGGCCCGACAACGCGACGATCGTCATCACGCACTACCAGCGCCTGCTGGACTACATCGTGCCCGATGTGGTGCATGTGCTTTATAACGGCCGCATCATTCATTCGGCAGGCAAGGAGCTTGCCCTCAAACTCGAGGAGCAGGGTTACGACTGGCTGATCAACCAATACGAGTAA
- the sufD gene encoding Fe-S cluster assembly protein SufD, whose translation MEPSIEKKLTELFLSNAELLDEGQSPLLTRPRRAALEALNLLGIPPKGPGNGDRYHYTDLRGVFGEEWEHYFTPSHPGVAPDDLPGQMHRMKFLNGFCCDARHLTRLADGVVFGSLAAAAREYPGLVGKYYNTLPHGHGSAVAELTAAFVQDGAFVYVPRGIRVELPFAVECGLYGDGEAVASFGRNLFIFEEGSQARLVIDYRTLSGERNLACRTREIFVGSGARVEMVESCRLNERSSLISASYARQQGDSVLHGVSVGLSAGLMRNEQTVLLEGRGAENHTNGLTIAGEQEHLDFATDIEHIASDCTSYQLFKGLAADGGTSVFSGRIYVAQDAQRTQAFQQNNNLLLSDDAHVYAKPQLEIYADNVKCSHGATVGQLDPEAIYYMRQRGIGLEDARRLQMYGFVLDVLGESRVQEMNELFDREIASKIEGL comes from the coding sequence ATGGAACCTTCGATCGAAAAAAAATTGACGGAGCTCTTCCTCTCCAACGCCGAACTGCTCGACGAGGGGCAGTCGCCGTTGCTCACGCGCCCGCGCCGGGCGGCACTCGAGGCGCTGAACCTATTGGGGATTCCGCCGAAAGGGCCGGGGAACGGCGACCGGTATCACTATACCGATTTGCGCGGGGTGTTCGGCGAAGAATGGGAGCACTATTTCACCCCGTCGCATCCCGGCGTCGCGCCCGATGACTTGCCGGGGCAGATGCACCGCATGAAATTTCTCAACGGTTTCTGCTGCGATGCGCGGCATTTGACGCGACTGGCGGACGGTGTGGTGTTCGGGTCGCTGGCCGCCGCTGCGCGCGAATATCCCGGATTGGTCGGAAAATATTACAATACCCTCCCGCACGGCCATGGCAGTGCGGTGGCCGAACTGACGGCGGCTTTCGTGCAGGACGGAGCGTTCGTCTATGTCCCCAGGGGGATTCGTGTCGAGCTGCCGTTTGCGGTCGAGTGCGGCCTCTACGGTGACGGTGAAGCGGTCGCATCGTTCGGGCGGAACCTCTTTATTTTCGAAGAGGGAAGCCAGGCGCGGCTCGTAATCGATTACCGTACGCTCTCCGGCGAGCGGAACCTGGCCTGCCGCACGCGTGAAATCTTCGTAGGGAGCGGTGCGCGGGTCGAGATGGTCGAAAGTTGCCGGCTCAACGAACGTTCGTCGCTGATTTCGGCAAGCTATGCGCGCCAACAGGGCGATTCCGTGCTGCACGGCGTATCGGTGGGACTGAGTGCCGGCCTGATGCGCAACGAGCAGACCGTCCTGCTGGAAGGGCGCGGTGCCGAAAACCACACCAACGGGCTTACGATTGCCGGAGAGCAGGAGCATCTGGATTTTGCTACGGATATCGAACACATCGCATCGGATTGTACCAGCTACCAGCTTTTCAAAGGACTGGCCGCCGACGGCGGGACGAGTGTTTTCAGCGGGCGAATCTATGTGGCGCAGGATGCGCAGCGCACGCAGGCGTTCCAGCAGAACAACAACCTGCTGTTGAGCGACGATGCGCACGTATATGCGAAACCCCAGCTCGAGATCTATGCGGACAACGTGAAGTGCAGCCACGGCGCGACGGTGGGACAGTTGGACCCCGAAGCGATCTATTACATGCGCCAGCGTGGTATCGGACTCGAAGATGCGCGACGGTTGCAGATGTACGGTTTCGTGCTCGACGTGCTCGGCGAGAGCCGCGTACAGGAGATGAACGAGTTGTTCGACCGCGAAATCGCTTCGAAGATCGAAGGATTGTAG
- a CDS encoding cysteine desulfurase yields the protein MAYDIAKIRADFPLLGRKVYGRELAYLDNGATAQKPLQVIEKIDYLHRELNANVHRGLHYLSEECTSEYEAAREQVRALIGAASVREIVFTAGATAAINTVAYSFGEKYIHAGDNVITTEMEHHANIVPWQLICERKGAELRVVPFDDAGRLMTEKLPELLDERTRIVCITQASNVLGTRPDLSPVIDLSHRAGVPVLVDGCQGIVHGGVDVQALDCDFYAFSGHKLYGPTGIGVLYGKEKWLEQMPPFMGGGDMVGTVRFSGTTYAELPLKFEAGTSNYIGAIGLGEAIRYLGTLDAGEVARREHELLVYATERLQRIDGLRIYGTQPDKCSIVSFTVEGTHPYDIGMILDKTGVAVRTGTHCAEPVMTHYGITSMVRASFALYNEFSEIDRLEAGLQRAVGMLRA from the coding sequence ATGGCATACGATATTGCAAAAATAAGGGCCGATTTTCCGCTGCTGGGCCGCAAGGTATACGGCAGGGAGCTGGCTTATCTGGATAACGGTGCGACGGCGCAGAAACCGCTGCAGGTGATCGAAAAGATCGACTACCTGCACCGTGAGTTGAATGCCAATGTCCACCGCGGGCTGCACTACCTGAGCGAGGAGTGCACTTCGGAGTACGAGGCGGCACGGGAACAGGTGCGCGCGCTGATCGGTGCGGCATCCGTGCGCGAGATCGTTTTTACGGCCGGGGCGACCGCCGCGATCAATACCGTGGCGTACAGTTTCGGCGAGAAGTATATCCATGCGGGCGACAACGTGATTACCACCGAAATGGAACATCACGCGAACATCGTTCCGTGGCAGTTGATCTGCGAGCGTAAAGGGGCTGAACTGCGAGTCGTACCGTTCGACGATGCGGGGCGCCTGATGACCGAAAAACTGCCGGAACTGCTCGACGAACGGACGCGGATCGTCTGCATCACGCAGGCGTCGAACGTGCTGGGGACGCGGCCCGACCTGTCGCCGGTGATCGACCTGTCGCACCGGGCCGGGGTGCCGGTGCTGGTGGACGGTTGTCAGGGTATTGTGCACGGCGGGGTCGATGTGCAGGCGCTCGATTGCGATTTCTATGCCTTTTCGGGACACAAACTTTACGGACCTACCGGAATCGGCGTGTTGTACGGCAAGGAGAAATGGCTGGAACAGATGCCGCCGTTCATGGGCGGGGGAGACATGGTCGGTACGGTCCGTTTTTCGGGTACTACATACGCCGAACTGCCGCTCAAGTTCGAGGCGGGGACTTCTAACTACATCGGTGCGATCGGCCTCGGCGAAGCGATCCGTTACCTCGGTACGCTGGATGCCGGGGAAGTGGCGCGCCGCGAACACGAATTGCTGGTTTATGCGACCGAGCGGCTGCAACGGATCGACGGGTTGCGCATTTACGGCACCCAGCCCGATAAGTGCAGTATCGTTTCGTTTACGGTCGAGGGGACGCATCCTTACGATATCGGGATGATTCTCGACAAAACGGGTGTTGCGGTGCGTACCGGGACGCATTGTGCCGAACCCGTGATGACCCATTACGGCATTACGTCGATGGTGCGTGCTTCGTTTGCGCTGTACAATGAATTTTCGGAGATCGACCGGCTCGAGGCCGGATTGCAACGCGCGGTCGGGATGTTGCGGGCGTGA
- a CDS encoding dTMP kinase, protein MPFIVLEGLDGAGKSTQVRMLQERLSAQGFAYEYLHFPRFDAPVYGELVARFLRGELGALDQVNPYLVALIYAGDRAEAAPMIRRWLEAGKFVIVDRYVYSNVGYQCAKIDDPADRERLREWIIDLEYGHNGIPQPDLSLFLDVPFSFTQRKLTEQREGDDRDYLKGKADIHEASLSLQERVRRVYLEQAALDPCFCVIECTDPDGEMRAPEAIFERISARLSPLF, encoded by the coding sequence ATGCCCTTTATTGTTCTCGAAGGCCTCGACGGGGCCGGCAAATCCACCCAGGTCAGAATGTTGCAGGAGCGGCTTTCCGCCCAGGGGTTCGCATATGAATACCTTCATTTCCCGCGTTTCGACGCACCGGTTTACGGTGAATTGGTCGCACGTTTCCTGCGCGGCGAACTGGGGGCGCTCGATCAGGTCAACCCTTACCTTGTGGCGCTGATTTATGCGGGCGACCGTGCCGAAGCCGCCCCGATGATCCGCCGTTGGCTCGAAGCGGGTAAATTCGTGATCGTCGACCGCTATGTCTATTCCAATGTGGGTTACCAGTGTGCGAAGATTGACGATCCGGCCGACCGCGAGCGGTTGAGGGAGTGGATTATCGATCTCGAGTATGGGCATAACGGTATCCCGCAGCCGGACCTGTCGCTTTTCCTCGATGTGCCGTTTTCGTTTACGCAGCGCAAACTGACCGAGCAGCGCGAGGGCGATGACCGCGACTACCTGAAGGGCAAGGCGGACATTCACGAGGCTTCGCTGTCGTTGCAGGAGCGCGTGCGCCGCGTCTATCTGGAACAGGCGGCGCTCGATCCCTGTTTCTGCGTGATCGAATGCACCGATCCGGATGGGGAGATGCGTGCCCCTGAAGCGATCTTCGAACGAATTTCGGCCCGGTTGTCTCCTTTGTTCTAA
- a CDS encoding BT_3928 family protein yields the protein MRIRNGLVALCRIALALVFIFSGFVKAVDPWGTAIKLGEYFHAFGMDALSGGRYAFSILLSSAEMLLGFCLLFRFGFVRRRLPGLMLIVVGFFTLLTLVLALWNPVSDCGCFGDAVKLTNWQTFYKNLILLLLAVVVWFGSYRKKECWDWNPDVPEHDSGHLIEWSLGLLFLLFSLGVGLYSLRHLPLIDFLPFKAGVNLAVQGNKSGTDLVTTLIYKDKTTGQNHEFSLSDTTWYDSTRWEFVDTRFVERAEPSGGETDPALAEFSIFNAQGDRTAELLARPQEWLLVTLTDPAELSGSCRDKLADAADYALARGVLMIGVTPIALADSVLSLGVRHIPLYNIDGTTLKSLIRAHQGLVVIKEGTILAKWNCRDIPDLNGENAEQSILSLVAAHAVQVNISWLLGVCGVVLVLLYAVYFIHRRHV from the coding sequence ATGCGAATCAGGAACGGATTGGTGGCTTTGTGCAGGATAGCTTTGGCGCTGGTGTTTATCTTTTCCGGCTTCGTCAAGGCGGTCGATCCGTGGGGTACGGCCATCAAGTTGGGCGAGTATTTCCATGCTTTCGGGATGGATGCGCTTTCCGGGGGCCGCTATGCCTTTTCGATCCTGCTCTCATCTGCTGAAATGCTGTTGGGTTTCTGCCTGCTTTTCCGGTTCGGTTTCGTCCGCCGGAGATTGCCGGGGCTGATGCTGATCGTGGTGGGTTTCTTCACGCTGCTGACCCTCGTGCTGGCCCTTTGGAACCCGGTTTCGGACTGCGGCTGTTTCGGCGATGCCGTGAAACTCACGAATTGGCAGACCTTCTATAAAAACCTGATTCTGTTGTTGCTGGCTGTTGTGGTTTGGTTCGGCAGCTACCGCAAGAAAGAGTGCTGGGATTGGAATCCCGACGTTCCGGAACACGATAGCGGTCACCTGATCGAATGGAGCCTCGGATTGTTGTTCCTGCTCTTTTCGCTCGGAGTGGGGCTGTATAGTTTGCGTCACCTGCCGTTGATCGACTTCCTGCCGTTCAAAGCCGGGGTAAACCTGGCCGTACAGGGGAATAAATCCGGAACCGATTTGGTCACGACGTTGATCTACAAGGATAAAACGACGGGACAAAATCACGAGTTTTCGCTGAGCGATACGACCTGGTACGATTCGACGCGCTGGGAGTTCGTCGATACGCGCTTTGTCGAACGTGCCGAACCTTCCGGCGGGGAAACCGATCCTGCGCTGGCCGAATTCTCGATTTTCAATGCGCAGGGAGACCGTACGGCCGAACTGCTTGCCCGGCCGCAGGAGTGGCTGCTCGTGACGCTGACCGATCCGGCGGAACTGTCCGGGTCATGCCGCGACAAGCTCGCGGACGCGGCCGATTACGCCCTGGCCCGGGGAGTGCTGATGATCGGCGTTACGCCGATTGCACTTGCCGATTCGGTATTGTCGCTCGGTGTCCGGCATATTCCGCTGTACAATATCGACGGTACGACGCTCAAGTCGCTGATCCGCGCGCACCAGGGGCTCGTCGTGATCAAGGAGGGAACGATCCTTGCCAAATGGAACTGCCGGGACATCCCCGATCTGAACGGGGAAAATGCGGAACAGAGCATCCTTTCGCTCGTGGCCGCACATGCCGTGCAGGTGAATATCTCCTGGTTGCTGGGCGTATGCGGTGTGGTGTTGGTGCTGCTCTACGCGGTCTATTTCATCCACCGCCGGCACGTATAA
- a CDS encoding efflux RND transporter periplasmic adaptor subunit, whose amino-acid sequence MKLKAIMTGALAAVLLAGCGSGGKASAPVVRPVKVYRVEPLGAVDKDFAGMSTADSVSNLAFRVSGQIIKVYVQDGQTVRQGAIIAEIDPREYRLQMEADKATFLTARSQMDRNKRLLDRQAISRQDYEIADAAYVRARSAYNNSQSILADTKLRAPFSGAIEKMFVDNFQRVQVGEPVARLVDPLTRTVKYTMPETALQMLKMPGLSFTVWFDAYQNTPFPARLKEYMKSSTQATGISVALTLEPFDEKRYDIAPGMSCTINMKVESPQHDTVTAVPLTAVFSRDNREWVWIVGTGRRVKAQPVKLGQLFGSDMVMIDDGLKAGDEVVTAGVYQIVEGEEVKLLP is encoded by the coding sequence ATGAAACTGAAAGCTATCATGACCGGTGCACTGGCAGCCGTGCTGCTCGCAGGTTGCGGCTCGGGCGGAAAGGCTTCCGCTCCGGTCGTCCGTCCGGTCAAGGTGTATCGTGTCGAGCCGCTCGGCGCCGTGGATAAGGATTTTGCCGGGATGTCCACTGCGGATAGCGTGTCGAACCTCGCATTCCGCGTGTCGGGACAGATTATCAAGGTTTATGTACAGGACGGCCAGACGGTGCGGCAGGGGGCGATTATCGCCGAGATCGATCCGCGCGAGTACCGCCTGCAGATGGAGGCCGACAAGGCTACTTTCCTCACCGCCCGGTCGCAGATGGACCGCAACAAGCGGTTGCTCGACCGACAGGCCATATCGAGGCAGGATTACGAGATCGCCGACGCCGCTTATGTGCGTGCCCGCTCGGCCTACAATAATTCGCAGAGCATTCTTGCGGATACCAAACTGCGCGCTCCCTTCTCCGGAGCGATTGAAAAGATGTTCGTCGACAATTTCCAGCGCGTGCAGGTCGGGGAACCGGTGGCCCGGTTGGTCGATCCGCTGACCCGCACCGTCAAATACACGATGCCTGAAACGGCTTTGCAGATGCTCAAGATGCCGGGGCTTTCCTTTACGGTCTGGTTCGACGCTTACCAAAATACCCCGTTTCCGGCCCGGCTCAAGGAGTATATGAAGAGTTCGACACAAGCGACCGGAATCTCGGTGGCGCTGACGCTCGAACCGTTCGATGAAAAGAGGTACGATATCGCGCCGGGAATGTCCTGCACGATCAACATGAAGGTCGAATCGCCGCAGCACGATACGGTGACTGCCGTGCCGCTGACCGCCGTGTTCAGCCGGGATAACCGCGAGTGGGTATGGATCGTGGGAACCGGCCGCCGGGTAAAGGCGCAACCGGTCAAGCTCGGCCAGCTTTTCGGCAGCGATATGGTGATGATCGACGATGGCCTCAAGGCCGGGGACGAAGTGGTGACGGCCGGGGTGTACCAGATTGTCGAAGGTGAGGAGGTCAAACTTCTTCCGTAA
- a CDS encoding efflux RND transporter permease subunit, producing MNLPRYSLDNAKVIYFFLALLLVGGLISFGRLGKKEDSPFVIKSASIVTRYPGATPEEVEKLVTEPIGREIQSMRRVYKITSESYYGLSKIMIELDPATPADEMPQMWDELRRKVLNIQPQMPQDASPISVSDDFGDVFGIYYGLSAGEGFTYEEMRGWAQRIKTALVTVKGVQKVTLFGEQSGVVNVYVSLSTLNNLFITPSEVIQTLQAQNTLVSSGEKLAGEMQIKLIETGTYKNLDDIRDQILTSSQGRQIRLGDIARVEQGYAEPPSTLMLLNGRPAIGIGISTDASKDVVKTGKLIEERLGTLMPLIPIGIDLVTLYPENRIAQEANNAFVINLLESVAIVIALIMLIMGLRSGMLIGSSLIFSIGGTLLIMQFLGVGLNRTSLAGFIIAMGMLVDNAIVVTDNARNGMLRGVARRKALIDGATGPQWGLLGATFIAVCSFLPLYLAPSAVAEIVKPLFVVLAISLTLSWVLALTQTPLFGEFILKQDTAAEPRDPYAGKFYRRFDRLLERLIARRYLTVGIVAGLFAVSLLVMGALPQNFFPNLDKPYFKADCFLPDGYNIRDTERNMAGIETWLRQQPSVRNVSVTMGASPPRYYLASTSFGPKPNFANILVELTTKDSTAAVEERFNRYVRENYPDVLARSSLFKLSPAVEAAIEIGFIGSNIDTLVKLTTQAQEIMRGIPAVGDIRNSWGNPVPVWTPVYSQEKGPRMGISRSAMAREMNFATSGFPLGEYRHEDQFLPIVLADENQEGFNLNNLRSLPIYSASGNVYPLESVVDSVYLSYHYNVIKRYNRERVMMAQCDPVRGANTKAAFTEVLKQVREKISLPEGYRMQVFGEEQSQEESNAALAANMPLTFILIFITLLLLFRAYKKPIVILLMVPMIFIGVVAGLVVTGKQFDFFAMLGLLGLVGMNIKNAIVLVDQIGVETSSGKSPYEAVTIATRSRIVPVMMASGTTILGMLPLLFDSMFGGMAATIMGGLLVASLLTLLVLPVTYCIFFRIYPTKETNS from the coding sequence ATGAATCTTCCCAGATATTCCCTCGATAACGCTAAGGTGATTTACTTTTTCCTGGCGCTGTTGCTCGTCGGCGGCCTGATTTCGTTCGGCCGGCTCGGCAAGAAAGAGGATTCGCCGTTCGTCATCAAAAGCGCTTCGATCGTTACCCGTTACCCGGGAGCGACGCCCGAGGAGGTCGAAAAGCTGGTGACCGAACCGATCGGGCGTGAAATTCAGTCGATGCGTCGCGTCTATAAGATCACCTCCGAATCGTATTACGGGCTTTCGAAGATCATGATCGAGCTGGATCCGGCCACGCCGGCCGACGAGATGCCGCAGATGTGGGACGAGCTGCGCCGCAAGGTGCTCAATATACAGCCCCAGATGCCCCAGGATGCGTCGCCTATCTCCGTGAGCGACGATTTCGGCGATGTGTTCGGGATTTATTACGGCCTTTCGGCGGGAGAAGGGTTTACCTATGAGGAGATGCGCGGCTGGGCGCAGCGGATCAAAACGGCGCTCGTGACCGTCAAGGGCGTGCAGAAAGTGACCCTTTTCGGCGAGCAGAGCGGGGTGGTGAACGTTTATGTGAGCCTTTCGACGCTAAACAATCTTTTTATAACTCCGTCGGAAGTGATTCAGACGCTTCAGGCGCAGAACACGCTTGTTTCGAGCGGCGAAAAACTCGCGGGCGAAATGCAGATCAAACTGATCGAGACGGGAACTTACAAGAACCTCGACGACATCCGCGACCAGATTCTCACCTCGTCGCAGGGAAGGCAGATCCGCCTGGGGGATATTGCCCGTGTCGAACAGGGATATGCCGAACCCCCGTCGACGCTGATGCTGCTCAACGGCCGGCCCGCCATCGGGATCGGCATTTCGACCGATGCGTCGAAAGACGTGGTCAAAACCGGTAAACTGATCGAAGAGCGCCTCGGTACGTTGATGCCGCTGATCCCGATCGGGATCGACCTGGTGACGCTCTATCCGGAGAACCGTATCGCGCAGGAGGCCAACAATGCGTTTGTGATCAACCTGCTGGAGTCGGTGGCGATCGTTATCGCCCTGATTATGCTGATTATGGGTCTCCGTTCGGGAATGCTGATCGGCAGTTCGCTGATCTTCTCGATCGGCGGTACGTTGCTTATTATGCAGTTCCTCGGCGTGGGCCTGAACCGTACTTCGCTGGCCGGATTCATCATTGCGATGGGGATGCTGGTCGACAATGCGATCGTGGTGACTGACAATGCGCGTAACGGCATGCTGCGCGGCGTAGCCCGGCGCAAGGCGCTGATCGACGGCGCGACGGGCCCCCAATGGGGCCTGCTCGGGGCTACCTTCATCGCCGTCTGCTCGTTCCTGCCGCTCTACCTGGCGCCGTCGGCGGTGGCCGAGATCGTCAAACCGTTGTTCGTCGTGCTGGCCATTTCGCTGACGTTGAGCTGGGTATTGGCGCTGACACAGACGCCGCTGTTCGGCGAATTTATCCTCAAACAGGACACGGCGGCCGAACCGCGCGATCCGTATGCCGGCAAGTTTTACCGCCGGTTCGACCGACTGTTGGAACGGCTGATCGCCCGCCGTTATCTAACGGTCGGAATTGTGGCGGGCCTCTTCGCCGTATCGTTGTTGGTGATGGGGGCTCTCCCGCAGAACTTCTTTCCGAACCTCGATAAACCTTACTTCAAGGCCGACTGTTTCCTGCCCGACGGTTACAATATTCGTGATACGGAACGTAATATGGCGGGTATCGAGACCTGGTTGCGCCAGCAGCCTTCGGTCAGGAACGTGTCGGTGACGATGGGCGCTTCGCCGCCCCGCTACTATCTGGCGAGTACGTCGTTCGGGCCCAAGCCCAATTTTGCCAATATCCTGGTCGAACTGACGACGAAGGATTCCACGGCGGCCGTCGAAGAGCGCTTCAACCGTTATGTGCGGGAGAATTATCCCGATGTACTGGCCCGTTCGTCGCTGTTCAAGCTTTCTCCGGCCGTCGAGGCGGCGATCGAGATCGGGTTTATCGGCAGCAACATCGATACGCTGGTAAAATTGACGACACAGGCGCAGGAGATTATGCGGGGCATTCCTGCCGTGGGTGACATTCGTAACAGTTGGGGCAACCCGGTTCCGGTCTGGACTCCGGTTTATTCGCAGGAAAAGGGCCCGCGTATGGGTATTTCGCGCTCGGCAATGGCCCGCGAGATGAATTTCGCCACTTCCGGGTTCCCGTTGGGCGAGTACCGTCACGAGGATCAGTTCCTGCCGATCGTGCTGGCCGACGAGAACCAGGAAGGCTTCAACCTGAATAACCTGCGTTCGCTGCCGATCTATTCCGCTTCCGGGAATGTCTATCCGCTCGAATCGGTCGTGGACAGCGTTTACCTGAGTTACCACTACAACGTGATCAAGCGCTACAACCGCGAGCGGGTGATGATGGCCCAGTGCGATCCGGTGCGTGGGGCCAATACCAAAGCGGCTTTCACGGAGGTATTGAAACAGGTTCGGGAAAAGATCAGCCTGCCGGAGGGGTACCGTATGCAGGTCTTCGGCGAGGAGCAGTCGCAGGAGGAATCGAATGCGGCGCTCGCGGCCAATATGCCGCTTACGTTCATCCTGATCTTCATTACGCTGCTGCTGCTGTTCCGGGCGTATAAGAAGCCGATCGTGATCCTGCTGATGGTGCCGATGATCTTTATCGGCGTGGTGGCGGGACTCGTCGTGACGGGCAAGCAGTTCGATTTTTTCGCGATGCTGGGCCTGTTGGGTCTCGTGGGGATGAACATCAAGAATGCCATCGTTCTGGTCGACCAGATCGGCGTGGAGACCTCTTCCGGCAAATCGCCCTACGAGGCGGTAACGATCGCGACGCGTTCGCGCATCGTACCGGTGATGATGGCCTCCGGGACGACGATCCTCGGGATGCTGCCGCTGCTCTTCGACTCGATGTTCGGCGGTATGGCCGCGACGATCATGGGAGGGCTTCTGGTCGCATCGCTGCTGACTTTGCTCGTACTGCCCGTTACGTACTGTATCTTTTTCCGGATTTATCCCACTAAAGAGACAAACTCATGA
- a CDS encoding TolC family protein, translated as MNRPTYISLIALALLLGGAWSAPAQGPISLDEYRERVLDYSYTLKMARENRAAAEAGVRQSYTGFLPALSAAGDFSVNFKDRYAVSNGASQLLHPYAFSLQPALVQNIYTGGAVRNSYEQAKISSEIARYGEEQSQLSVAYLAEYNYWNLASNEALLAIATRYEGIVRNMYNVVRTRFDDGYVAKNDLLMIETRLREAEYSRVNADNLYRVSLQNFNILMGAVPLTQHTVADSVTMPVQLPMYAGVQEALSRRPDYLSADRRVEYNRYGVKLASAKFNPQLSAGVQGLWRNNTPNLGGTDLDGLAFLRLSVPIFHWGERRHAVTASQAAVRSSEYEKLQLIDNITQEIMTAWTNIVESASQIDIARANLEVARENLSLNTFSYNEGLLTILDVISAQLSWLQAYTNTITANFNQKVAIAAYHKAIADTGIQQEYGTTSAVP; from the coding sequence ATGAACAGACCGACATATATTTCTTTGATTGCGCTGGCGTTGTTGCTCGGCGGTGCGTGGAGCGCTCCGGCGCAAGGGCCGATTTCGCTGGACGAGTACCGGGAACGGGTGCTCGATTACAGTTATACGTTGAAAATGGCGCGTGAAAACCGTGCTGCCGCAGAAGCGGGCGTCCGGCAAAGCTATACGGGATTCCTTCCCGCGCTGAGTGCGGCGGGGGATTTCTCGGTCAATTTCAAGGATCGTTATGCGGTATCGAACGGCGCAAGCCAACTGTTGCATCCTTATGCGTTTTCGTTGCAACCGGCCCTCGTGCAGAACATCTACACGGGAGGTGCGGTGCGGAACAGTTACGAACAGGCGAAGATCAGCTCTGAGATCGCGCGTTACGGCGAGGAACAGTCGCAACTCAGCGTGGCTTACCTGGCCGAGTACAACTATTGGAACCTCGCTTCGAACGAGGCACTGCTCGCCATCGCGACGCGGTACGAGGGGATCGTGCGCAACATGTACAACGTGGTACGTACCCGCTTCGACGACGGGTATGTGGCCAAAAACGACCTGCTGATGATCGAAACGCGGCTCAGGGAGGCCGAATACAGCCGGGTCAATGCCGATAACCTGTACCGTGTGTCGCTGCAGAATTTCAATATCCTGATGGGCGCCGTGCCGCTGACGCAGCACACCGTTGCCGATTCGGTGACGATGCCGGTCCAATTGCCGATGTATGCGGGCGTTCAGGAGGCGCTGAGCCGCCGTCCCGACTACCTGTCGGCCGACCGCCGGGTCGAATACAACCGGTACGGCGTCAAACTCGCCTCAGCGAAGTTCAACCCGCAGCTCTCGGCGGGTGTGCAGGGGCTTTGGCGCAACAACACTCCCAACCTCGGCGGAACCGATCTCGACGGACTGGCTTTCCTGCGGTTGAGCGTGCCCATCTTCCACTGGGGCGAACGGCGGCATGCCGTGACGGCTTCGCAGGCGGCGGTGCGGTCTTCGGAGTACGAAAAATTGCAGCTGATCGACAACATCACCCAGGAGATTATGACCGCCTGGACGAATATCGTGGAATCGGCCTCGCAGATCGACATCGCTCGGGCGAACCTCGAAGTGGCCCGGGAAAATCTCAGCCTCAATACGTTCAGTTATAACGAAGGCTTGTTGACCATTCTGGATGTGATTTCGGCCCAACTCTCGTGGTTGCAGGCTTACACGAATACGATTACCGCCAACTTTAATCAGAAAGTGGCTATTGCTGCTTACCACAAGGCCATTGCCGATACCGGCATTCAGCAGGAGTATGGTACGACTTCGGCTGTTCCCTAA